A region from the Branchiostoma floridae strain S238N-H82 chromosome 9, Bfl_VNyyK, whole genome shotgun sequence genome encodes:
- the LOC118422780 gene encoding uncharacterized protein LOC118422780 isoform X2, with translation MSKKMAKGEESQPSSQRISSEPSKRPEVPKRPKWLSKLSKERKKPTKDSEPLSSSSKSTANSIDTKDTFVSYNRIELAKVDKKPGKSRDRTQKGSKVGNQSAGKDKKAEPGKRDVSSGRVQSHNVQKPWNSSTRLDKPGRRRSDSHTSTDSSRSGDKRVNRFRSDSDFRLEKTPRSQPKKSPSKESLTESKKSSKHRRETDSPSRRETQKFYTAKKKDDPYSKEENKNQEVSSKSPNTFDEQIDFNEKENTPDQPSKSWYEEEPQGLEELQYPMGDDRGPQKGKAHHWGDMPTDKHKQDNYRKPRKYIQEDSVEVRKNIRPGRGSRGRGGMVSSESQESISSRSSMHSQRSQRDHRKGHYDNRQRDNRQTSRQSSVESLDRYARAPGSKPNSRPPSRPQSRNGPPQDFYYDDNHSSWGSPSRPMSRNGPLQHYNMDNKKSRYRGPPSRPISRQGSMESVDSYCQPSSRPNSRPPSRNGPPQFWESNWKKGPPSRPLSRQGSIESLDSFGPSSRPSSRPNSRPPSRPPSRNGPPLPFAADLNWPRINYAESVGSSSRRSSEVDSDDDFTFPSGEFWSTFPQRTTAENWSTWDTVTDQLPTDPRNSNSLPKKLSSDLQRELARQTAKEHRPKIGRRDSIESWDGFPRRTSFQDDRMYLSQPEDSGSGSARTHPGPRSRSRNRKRNRRNRRRSRSGQQGQGPFGHQNPNVGYSSASELSQEGDFKLNGPPSDTEIQLRNRLDDVLDGSLSSGSMSPIPESDVAEFPSPEPTTTKQKQGEKVKEKKRDSIVNSSNTEHKTTSVSTSVHHPLQHTWRFWYDRRENKSMRMKSDFTNYNENLLEISAVETIEGFWQVYNHLAPAHHLDNNANYHFFRVGIMPMWEDDANKQGGKWVITIRNDMDFVASLWLEMLLALIGDEMAFSDEICGAVVSKRKRGDRVAIWTRDKENVLANYAICKNILLVIAYARGVTSEKLLPFFETFAQKEKSSIEYLHHQDSLRTGQSYTTAAHLTAHAVLKDIVRDLKDDNN, from the exons ATGTCTAAGAAGATGGCTAAAGGTGAAGAAAGTCAACCCTCCTCTCAGAGGATTTCGTCAGAACCTTCAAAGCGCCCAGAAGTGCCTAAACGTCCGAAATGGCTGAGCAAGCTCAGCAAGGAACGGAAAAAACCTACTAAAGACTCGGAACCGTTGTCCTCAAGTTCTAAATCAACGGCCAATAGCATCGATACCAAAGATACATTTGTCAGTTACAATAGAATAGAGCTTGCCAAAGTGGATAAGAAACCGGGTAAATCTCGAGATAGAACCCAAAAAGGGTCAAAAGTAGGAAATCAAAGCGCCGGGAAAGACAAAAAGGCTGAACCCGGAAAGAGGGATGTTTCGTCGGGGAGAGTTCAGAGTCACAACGTACAAAAACCATGGAATAGCTCAACGAGACTTGACAAGCCAGGAAGACGACGATCGGATAGTCACACCTCTACAGACAGCTCTAGATCCGGGGACAAGAGAGTCAATAGATTCAGGTCGGATTCAGACTTCAGGTTAGAAAAGACGCCTCGGAGCCAACCCAAAAAGTCTCCCAGCAAAGAGAGCCTCACCGAGTCCAAAAAAAGTAGCAAACATAGGAGAGAAACAGACAGTCCCTCTCGAAGGGAGACTCAAAAATTTTATACGGCTAAGAAAAAAGACGATCCTTATAGCAAGGAGGAAAATAAGAACCAGGAGGTGTCCTCCAAGTCACCAAACACGTTTGATGAACAGATAGATTTTAATGAGAAGGAGAACACTCCAGATCAGCCTAGTAAGTCTTGGTATGAAGAGGAGCCCCAAGGACTGGAAGAGCTGCAGTACCCCATGGGAGATGATAGGGGGCCTCAGAAAGGAAAGGCACACCATTGGGGAGACATGCCAACAGACAAACACAAGCAGGATAACTACAGGAAACCGAGGAAGTATATTCAAGAAGACTCTGTCGAAGTACGTAAGAACATCCGCCCGGGTAGGGGCAGTCGCGGACGCGGAGGCATGGTCAGCAGCGAGAGCCAAGAGAGCATCTCTTCTCGTAGCTCGATGCACTCGCAGCGCTCGCAACGCGACCACAGGAAAGGGCACTACGACAACAGGCAGCGGGACAACCGGCAGACGTCACGACAGAGTTCTGTAGAATCGTTAGATAGATACGCCAGGGCTCCAGGCTCCAAGCCAAACTCTCGACCCCCCTCCCGACCACAGTCTCGGAATGGGCCCCCACAAGATTTCTACTACGATGACAATCATAGCTCCTGGGGTTCTCCGTCCAGGCCAATGTCACGGAACGGCCCTCTCCAACACTATAACATGGATAATAAGAAATCTCGTTATCGAGGCCCGCCCAGTCGACCAATCTCTCGCCAAGGCTCCATGGAGTCCGTAGACAGCTACTGTCAGCCATCATCTCGGCCGAACTCCCGTCCACCCTCACGAAACGGACCGCCACAGTTTTGGGAGAGCAACTGGAAGAAGGGTCCGCCGAGCCGACCGTTGTCACGACAAGGCTCTATTGAGTCTCTCGATAGCTTCGGCCCTTCATCGCGCCCGTCTTCCCGCCCAAACTCCCGCCCCCCATCCCGTCCGCCGTCGCGTAATGGCCCGCCCCTCCCCTTCGCTGCAGACCTGAACTGGCCCAGGATTAACTACGCGGAATCCGTAGGAAGCTCGTCTCGCCGCTCGTCTGAAGTAGACTCTGACGACGACTTCACCTTCCCGTCTGGCGAGTTCTGGAGCACGTTTCCTCAAAGGACAACAGCAGAGAATTGGAGCACGTGGGACACCGTCACCGACCAACTCCCCACCGACCCAAGGAACTCCAACAGTCTGCCCAAGAAGCTTTCGTCGGACCTGCAACGGGAACTGGCGCGCCAAACCGCCAAGGAACACAGGCCGAAGATTGGAAGGAGAGATTCCATCGAGTCTTGGGATGGATTCCCGCGAAGGACGTCCTTCCAGGACGACAGGATGTATCTGTCTCAGCCAGAGGACTCTGGATCCGGGTCTGCAAG AACACACCCTGGCCCTCGCAGTCGCAGCCGCAATAGGAAAAGGAACCGACGCAACCGAAGACG AAGTCGAAGTGGCCAACAAGGTCAGGGTCCCTTTGGACACCAGAACCCAAATGTTGGCTACTCCAGTGCCTCAGAACTGTCACAGGAG GGTGATTTTAAGCTGAATGGCCCTCCCAGTGACACAGAAATCCAGCTCAGGAACCGTCTGGACGATGTGCTGGACGGTAGCCTCTCATCTGGCTCCATGAGCCCTATCCCAGAGTCAGACGTCGCAGAATTCCCG TCTCCTGAACCAACAACAACCAAACAGAAGCAAGGGGaaaaagtgaaagaaaaaaagagagattCTATAGTCAACTCCAGCAACACTGAACACAAGACCACCAGTGTGTCTACATCAGTACACCATCCTCTACAGCACACATG GAGGTTCTGGTATGACAGGAGGGAAAACAAATCCATGAGGATGAAGTCAGATTTCACCAACTACAACGAAAACCTGCTGGAAATCTCTGCTGTAGAAACA ATTGAAGGCTTCTGGCAGGTGTACAACCACCTGGCACCTGCACATCACCTGGACAACAATGCAAACTACCACTTCTTCAGG gttGGGATCATGCCGATGTGGGAGGATGACGCTAACAAACAGGGAGGCAAGTGGGTCATCACTATCAGGAACGACATGGACTTTGTAGCCAGTCTGTGGTTGGAAATG CTTCTTGCCTTGATAGGAGATGAAATGGCTTTCTCTGATGAAATCTGTGGTGCAG TTGTGTCTAAGAGGAAAAGAGGAGACAGAGTCGCCATCTGGACACGTGATAAAGAAAATGTCCTGGCAAACTACGCAATCTG CAAGAATATCCTGCTGGTGATAGCGTATGCCAGGGGCGTGACCTCGGAGAAACTCCTGCCGTTCTTTGAGACGTTTGCGCAAAAGGAGAAGTCTTCCATCGAGTACTTACACCACCAGGACTCGCTCCGTACGGGGCAGTCCTACACAACTGCAGCACACCTCACAGCACATGCTGTACTCAAG GACATTGTCCGAGACCTCAAGGATGATAACAACTGA
- the LOC118422780 gene encoding uncharacterized protein LOC118422780 isoform X1, protein MSKKMAKGEESQPSSQRISSEPSKRPEVPKRPKWLSKLSKERKKPTKDSEPLSSSSKSTANSIDTKDTFVSYNRIELAKVDKKPGKSRDRTQKGSKVGNQSAGKDKKAEPGKRDVSSGRVQSHNVQKPWNSSTRLDKPGRRRSDSHTSTDSSRSGDKRVNRFRSDSDFRLEKTPRSQPKKSPSKESLTESKKSSKHRRETDSPSRRETQKFYTAKKKDDPYSKEENKNQEVSSKSPNTFDEQIDFNEKENTPDQPSKSWYEEEPQGLEELQYPMGDDRGPQKGKAHHWGDMPTDKHKQDNYRKPRKYIQEDSVEVRKNIRPGRGSRGRGGMVSSESQESISSRSSMHSQRSQRDHRKGHYDNRQRDNRQTSRQSSVESLDRYARAPGSKPNSRPPSRPQSRNGPPQDFYYDDNHSSWGSPSRPMSRNGPLQHYNMDNKKSRYRGPPSRPISRQGSMESVDSYCQPSSRPNSRPPSRNGPPQFWESNWKKGPPSRPLSRQGSIESLDSFGPSSRPSSRPNSRPPSRPPSRNGPPLPFAADLNWPRINYAESVGSSSRRSSEVDSDDDFTFPSGEFWSTFPQRTTAENWSTWDTVTDQLPTDPRNSNSLPKKLSSDLQRELARQTAKEHRPKIGRRDSIESWDGFPRRTSFQDDRMYLSQPEDSGSGSASLWMFKRPGLVRSPSRDSVSSVGSTQSSRSYCTNRPPQWHRTDSNGSLYDDRTHPGPRSRSRNRKRNRRNRRRSRSGQQGQGPFGHQNPNVGYSSASELSQEGDFKLNGPPSDTEIQLRNRLDDVLDGSLSSGSMSPIPESDVAEFPSPEPTTTKQKQGEKVKEKKRDSIVNSSNTEHKTTSVSTSVHHPLQHTWRFWYDRRENKSMRMKSDFTNYNENLLEISAVETIEGFWQVYNHLAPAHHLDNNANYHFFRVGIMPMWEDDANKQGGKWVITIRNDMDFVASLWLEMLLALIGDEMAFSDEICGAVVSKRKRGDRVAIWTRDKENVLANYAICKNILLVIAYARGVTSEKLLPFFETFAQKEKSSIEYLHHQDSLRTGQSYTTAAHLTAHAVLKDIVRDLKDDNN, encoded by the exons ATGTCTAAGAAGATGGCTAAAGGTGAAGAAAGTCAACCCTCCTCTCAGAGGATTTCGTCAGAACCTTCAAAGCGCCCAGAAGTGCCTAAACGTCCGAAATGGCTGAGCAAGCTCAGCAAGGAACGGAAAAAACCTACTAAAGACTCGGAACCGTTGTCCTCAAGTTCTAAATCAACGGCCAATAGCATCGATACCAAAGATACATTTGTCAGTTACAATAGAATAGAGCTTGCCAAAGTGGATAAGAAACCGGGTAAATCTCGAGATAGAACCCAAAAAGGGTCAAAAGTAGGAAATCAAAGCGCCGGGAAAGACAAAAAGGCTGAACCCGGAAAGAGGGATGTTTCGTCGGGGAGAGTTCAGAGTCACAACGTACAAAAACCATGGAATAGCTCAACGAGACTTGACAAGCCAGGAAGACGACGATCGGATAGTCACACCTCTACAGACAGCTCTAGATCCGGGGACAAGAGAGTCAATAGATTCAGGTCGGATTCAGACTTCAGGTTAGAAAAGACGCCTCGGAGCCAACCCAAAAAGTCTCCCAGCAAAGAGAGCCTCACCGAGTCCAAAAAAAGTAGCAAACATAGGAGAGAAACAGACAGTCCCTCTCGAAGGGAGACTCAAAAATTTTATACGGCTAAGAAAAAAGACGATCCTTATAGCAAGGAGGAAAATAAGAACCAGGAGGTGTCCTCCAAGTCACCAAACACGTTTGATGAACAGATAGATTTTAATGAGAAGGAGAACACTCCAGATCAGCCTAGTAAGTCTTGGTATGAAGAGGAGCCCCAAGGACTGGAAGAGCTGCAGTACCCCATGGGAGATGATAGGGGGCCTCAGAAAGGAAAGGCACACCATTGGGGAGACATGCCAACAGACAAACACAAGCAGGATAACTACAGGAAACCGAGGAAGTATATTCAAGAAGACTCTGTCGAAGTACGTAAGAACATCCGCCCGGGTAGGGGCAGTCGCGGACGCGGAGGCATGGTCAGCAGCGAGAGCCAAGAGAGCATCTCTTCTCGTAGCTCGATGCACTCGCAGCGCTCGCAACGCGACCACAGGAAAGGGCACTACGACAACAGGCAGCGGGACAACCGGCAGACGTCACGACAGAGTTCTGTAGAATCGTTAGATAGATACGCCAGGGCTCCAGGCTCCAAGCCAAACTCTCGACCCCCCTCCCGACCACAGTCTCGGAATGGGCCCCCACAAGATTTCTACTACGATGACAATCATAGCTCCTGGGGTTCTCCGTCCAGGCCAATGTCACGGAACGGCCCTCTCCAACACTATAACATGGATAATAAGAAATCTCGTTATCGAGGCCCGCCCAGTCGACCAATCTCTCGCCAAGGCTCCATGGAGTCCGTAGACAGCTACTGTCAGCCATCATCTCGGCCGAACTCCCGTCCACCCTCACGAAACGGACCGCCACAGTTTTGGGAGAGCAACTGGAAGAAGGGTCCGCCGAGCCGACCGTTGTCACGACAAGGCTCTATTGAGTCTCTCGATAGCTTCGGCCCTTCATCGCGCCCGTCTTCCCGCCCAAACTCCCGCCCCCCATCCCGTCCGCCGTCGCGTAATGGCCCGCCCCTCCCCTTCGCTGCAGACCTGAACTGGCCCAGGATTAACTACGCGGAATCCGTAGGAAGCTCGTCTCGCCGCTCGTCTGAAGTAGACTCTGACGACGACTTCACCTTCCCGTCTGGCGAGTTCTGGAGCACGTTTCCTCAAAGGACAACAGCAGAGAATTGGAGCACGTGGGACACCGTCACCGACCAACTCCCCACCGACCCAAGGAACTCCAACAGTCTGCCCAAGAAGCTTTCGTCGGACCTGCAACGGGAACTGGCGCGCCAAACCGCCAAGGAACACAGGCCGAAGATTGGAAGGAGAGATTCCATCGAGTCTTGGGATGGATTCCCGCGAAGGACGTCCTTCCAGGACGACAGGATGTATCTGTCTCAGCCAGAGGACTCTGGATCCGGGTCTGCAAG TCTGTGGATGTTTAAGCGGCCTGGGTTGGTGCGGAGTCCTAGTCGTGACAGTGTCTCGTCGGTCGGATCCACCCAGTCGTCTCGTTCCTACTGCACCAATCGGCCACCTCAGTGGCACAGGACAGACAGTAACGGCAGTCTGTACGACGACAG AACACACCCTGGCCCTCGCAGTCGCAGCCGCAATAGGAAAAGGAACCGACGCAACCGAAGACG AAGTCGAAGTGGCCAACAAGGTCAGGGTCCCTTTGGACACCAGAACCCAAATGTTGGCTACTCCAGTGCCTCAGAACTGTCACAGGAG GGTGATTTTAAGCTGAATGGCCCTCCCAGTGACACAGAAATCCAGCTCAGGAACCGTCTGGACGATGTGCTGGACGGTAGCCTCTCATCTGGCTCCATGAGCCCTATCCCAGAGTCAGACGTCGCAGAATTCCCG TCTCCTGAACCAACAACAACCAAACAGAAGCAAGGGGaaaaagtgaaagaaaaaaagagagattCTATAGTCAACTCCAGCAACACTGAACACAAGACCACCAGTGTGTCTACATCAGTACACCATCCTCTACAGCACACATG GAGGTTCTGGTATGACAGGAGGGAAAACAAATCCATGAGGATGAAGTCAGATTTCACCAACTACAACGAAAACCTGCTGGAAATCTCTGCTGTAGAAACA ATTGAAGGCTTCTGGCAGGTGTACAACCACCTGGCACCTGCACATCACCTGGACAACAATGCAAACTACCACTTCTTCAGG gttGGGATCATGCCGATGTGGGAGGATGACGCTAACAAACAGGGAGGCAAGTGGGTCATCACTATCAGGAACGACATGGACTTTGTAGCCAGTCTGTGGTTGGAAATG CTTCTTGCCTTGATAGGAGATGAAATGGCTTTCTCTGATGAAATCTGTGGTGCAG TTGTGTCTAAGAGGAAAAGAGGAGACAGAGTCGCCATCTGGACACGTGATAAAGAAAATGTCCTGGCAAACTACGCAATCTG CAAGAATATCCTGCTGGTGATAGCGTATGCCAGGGGCGTGACCTCGGAGAAACTCCTGCCGTTCTTTGAGACGTTTGCGCAAAAGGAGAAGTCTTCCATCGAGTACTTACACCACCAGGACTCGCTCCGTACGGGGCAGTCCTACACAACTGCAGCACACCTCACAGCACATGCTGTACTCAAG GACATTGTCCGAGACCTCAAGGATGATAACAACTGA